One Amphiura filiformis unplaced genomic scaffold, Afil_fr2py scaffold_451, whole genome shotgun sequence genomic window, TTTTACGTCGGAATAGAAGTATTATTGTTGACCAGTACATGCGGCAGCAACGTAGAAGGTCTGCTCGTCGTGCAGAACGTCTGAGAAGGTGGCGTGAAGATGTGTATCGGCGGATACGAGCAAGAAAGATGCAGCGAGCTGCTATGTTGTTGATGGCTGTTGCCGGCTTCCAGGAAGGACAGCATCGTGACAGACAAATATGGGTCGAGCATCGAGAATCGAACTGGTGGGAGGATACGGTATTGCATCCGGCCTATAGAAAATGGAATGAGGATTTTCGCATGAGCAAGGCAtgttttgaacatatttgtaatcaGCTGAACCCTGTCCTCCGGAAGCAAGACACCAATTGGAGGAAGTCGATTCCCGTCAACAAACGTGTGGCGTTGACATTGTACCGTCTTGCAACAAACGAATCTTACCGGTCCATTGGCAATTTATTTAATGTTGCACGTAGCACAGCTTGTGTCATCTTTCAGGAAACATGTGAGGCAATTGTGTCGACGTTGATGAGGACATATATTCGTATgccggaaggacggacattggaaaAAACAATGAGAGGTTTTCGGAGAAAGACGGGCTTCCCAATGTGTGGTGGAGCAATTGACGGTAGCCACATCCCTATCATTGGTCCAAATGAAAATCACACAGACTTTCTGAATAGGAAAAACCACCATTCCGTCATCTTGCAAGCAGTTTGTGATGACAAATACAGGTACGGTACGCATttggtctttttttttaattgtggaAACTAACAATAAcaacattttcatttcaaaaggCAAGTCGGCAAAAAATACCCcagtattaggggctgtgcaataattatgaggccccagggttaaaatttccaaacggcttgcctAAAATCGCTTAATGCCCTCTGAGGCCGCCAACAAATTCTTTGctcccccccttgcacatgccaaatttgtgggatcccaatttacaagtttatttaaatggtctagatacatgttgcaagcaggaaaatgtgcatatttaagcgtttccatccataccgttttcctaagccgtATTTTAAAAGGTGTGCCAAAAtggcccccccctctcggcttgccaaaagttCATGAgttcaggggtgtgatttttccggatttttgggattaaaaaaaaattccggattttcaaaaaaaaaaaaaaaaaaaaaaaaatgtttttttttttttttttttttttttgtcgctttagagtggccctggaccaagagctaaatgcttaacagagatgtcacatttcccgAATTTGCAGTTTCCAGATATGAGAAagtctccaattttaaaatgaaaattccttaaaaccctgactggatgatttatgCCTGTTTTTGccttgttttttttatttgtttaaattccatttttattactttttgatCCACAAATCATATAATTTAAATGTTTTGTTCTTGTGATATTTAATTTTCAGGTTCATCGACATCAATGTAGGTTGGCCCGGTAGAGTACATGATGCCAGAGTGTTTTCAAATTCCAGAATACGACGAGTTGGTGATTCTGGGAGACTATTTCCAAATGTAAGTTGTTTTAGTTGAAAATagagcaaaatataaacaagGACAAATTAGAAACTAAAGACACATTTTTGGTCATCTGTTTCAATggaaaataaaattattcatatcatctttgtttgaaataaaaacacaaaaaccgtactgactcgagtatattcccaccccgtttttgggtgaacatttttcaaaattggggcttgggactatactcgaatttaaaatTTAAGTTGTTTATtatttcggctttggagtgtccctggacctagacctaaatgatgggatcattcatggttgattaaaaaaaaaaatcaaccatgcatgatcctagcattaaggtctaggtccagggacattccaaagccaaaaaaaaccacctttaatttctgaaatttttcgaaaatttggggggtgggactttactcgaaggtgggactatactcgcatcaGTACGGTAATATATGTATTATATGAATACCGGGTAccatactgacgcgagtatagtcccaccatCAATTTTTCGACAAATGCCAgtgtccagggacactacaaaacctaaaaaacaaaacaaaaaataatgagTAAAtagttcgagtatagtcccataagcatggaagaaaaacaaaacagGCAATTTGTTTTTTGTGCATAGGCCTAAGGTATTACAATCTGAGGAAAGTTTTGATGTTGACTGATGAAAAGATGATGAAAAATGTGatgattttttggcaaatgtatttggaaaaagttctaaatttgtgaaatacatcaataaattttggccccaaaatgaatgatttttacacgattttagcaaaaagtaaagaaaattctTCCAAGActcaaaatctgggtcagtcagaCCCgtaaaacaatgttttttttgtGGCCTAACTCATGACTTTTGTTTCTTTCCAATACTTCTTTTCTatatagatagcggaaaacttGTATGGTGTGGAAATTCCGCCGATGATCATTGGTGATCCAGCCTACCCGCTTCTGAGTTGGTTAATGAAAGGTTTTAGAGACAATGGGAACTTGACAGCTGAAAAGAAAATGTTTAACCACATACTAAGCAAAACACGCATGGTTATCGAAGGTTGTTTTGGAAGGTTAAAAGGGAGATGGCGGTGTCTGCTTAAAAGGAATGATAGTGACACTGAGTTTGTTGTCACAGTAATCACAGCTTGCTGTATATTGCACAACATTTGTGAAATTCATAAACAACGCTTCAATCCAGAATGGCTTCAGGGCATTAATGAAGAACGGAGACCTCGTCCGGAGAACCTTGATGTACACGGCCAGGCAGGCAGATTTAATCCTGAACAAATTCGAGAAACTCTTGTCCAGCACTTTGTCAGGCTCTTTCCAGATGAACTTCAACGCTTCCAATAACTTTAAACAACTTGCTGCAACTTGGTGCAGTTTTTCAGTGTGTCTTATCTATTGTTCAATTATCAAAGCTACATGAACCATTTGATGCCTTTTTATTGTTTCATCCCAAGATGCACAAAAGATAAGCGGGTAAGCGTGTCGGCATCAGGTCACCCAaaattgccccaattttttttttaagtgtccCTGGAACTAGAGCCAgccaaatgctaggatcattcatggttgacttacaaaaaaaatgtgtttttttataattatgcaaagtgataatttgtgttcatgtcatactccTCCAATAACTTTTTTACAATGAACACAAATTATTACTTTGCAttttcaaaaacacatttttttttaaggtcaaccatgagcgatcctagcatttagctctaggtccagggacacaacAAAACAGgaattttttgttgcaatttcgggtacctgaTTACCTGCCCAAAAAATACCCGCCTCAGAATAGGGGAAAATTTTTGCAagtttttattttgacaatgtttgcattgaatttcAGAACTGCAAATTTAAAAGCTCACTAAAATTGGCTCCTTGAAATTTATGCAAACCTGCTCGGCAGTTCaaatctcaaaaaaataatacccCAAGGTGACTAAAGGCAACATGTTCTACAGGCCCCACTGGTTTTTTTAACTGGTAGGATTTAGTTATGATCTCAAATCCATACCATGTAGTTGTACCAAGGTTTTAGACATCTTGGGGTTGATGTGTAATATTTGAAACCTAATGTTGTTGCAAGCACCAACTTGGAATTTTTTGTACCAAAATCATATCTTTATAACAGGAAATGGATTCTCACCAAAACTTAAGCCCTGAAGCAACAGCAGGCAAAATTTGGAAATGGCAAGAACATTTTATCCCCAACACACCAAAATAGGGAAAAGAAGAACACAGTGCAAAAGTCTTAACTGAACAAAATTACATCTATTTATTACAAAAGCACCAGTATTACATATTGAGGTATAGAAATAAATATATAGGCAAATGATAATTGCACAGATAAATATACAAGGCATATGACCAAACGGGCTTTGATCCCGTCACCTGAGTAAGAGTTgtaattttaaaacttaaaactgTTAATTTAAACACACCTTTTAATCCCATGCATTTGTATTTCTTGCAGtgttaggttaataaatgtgcgACCGTACTTTGAAGTTTACGCTTTATTGATATTAAGTTTTTCTGAGACCAACATTTTCACAAAGTTCACAAATTTATAAAAGTTACATACATCACAACAAACTAAAAATTGGAAATGCTTTTATTTAAAGTTCACACTAAACACACTTAAACTGCTCTGAAGATGATattgctataatttggttcatctcaagtttggttgtGCATATGTGCGTTTTTTGCTTGCCGCATCAAATCGTGGGGGTAAAGTTAAACACCCCAAGTGTACACGCACACGTTCATGGGCGGTTTGTTGACATGCGCAACCGTGAAgtagcattgatgtcactaccaaacttcagggGAACCAAATTGTCAGGCTTGTGTCTTATTTGTGGTCTGTCTCGTCTGAAGTCATTCGCTATTTCTGCTTTTTCCTAACACAAGAGTTAACATGCTGATGACAATATTACAGATCAATGAGCAATTCAATGTGTTTTGTATGTCCAAGACAATTTCCATGTACACTGTAGTACCACTAACATTCAATgctaagagaaaaaaaaaaaacaatgatcatcatcatgacaaGGACTATAATACTATGAACAGCTCTTAATTGGTGGGAATTGTTCGATTTTTGTCACTGCACAAGTGCCCGCTTTAATCATGTTAGAACTTGCGCTCGCGTAAATACACAAAAAGCACAAGTCAATTACGCAATATGCAAAGCGCACTTTACACGGAGTGCGCGCAACTGAGTGAACGCtgttctatatcaatacatgaagTTTTGACTcctgcctattatgagctgatcagagtataaaaGTTTGTCTGAGACCAACATTTTCACAAAGTTCACAAACTTATACAagttacatgtacacaaactaaaaagtgcttttaaacgtCACACTATAAAACATGCTTTAACTTCTCTCCTGCAGGTGGTGCTGCTACTGCTAGTGTTGTCAGCAGTGGCTTATGTCTTTGTGGCATGTCTTGTCGAAATCATTTGTTATTTCTGCCATAAGAAATAATGAACTGTTCTTAAAACAAGAGTTAAAACATGCTGATGACAAGAATGTGAAAACATTGCAGATCAATGAGcaattcaatttgttttgtatcaaattCTCAAGACATTTCTGTTTATCTAGTANNNNNNNNNNNNNNNNNNNNNNNNNAAAATAAATTCACCATCACCATGATGATGAGTATTGAACTACATTGTACCGAGTCCAAATGGCAATTCAGTTGTTACTGAGTAATAATAAGGTGCTGCTGCATGTTTCCGTTTGGAAATGGGGAATTTCAAACAGGTTTACTTAGAATATTATGATTTTATAGAGAATTCCATATCGGAGGACTGAGCTTTTGATATGATAGCAAGTGTGACTTGTGATGGAAACTACTAAATTTACCAAAATAATGATAAAGTACCACAGTTTGTCACACAATTTCAAACTTGCTATTAAAAATCATGTTGAGTATGACGTGGCATAAGTTAACTGTACATGTACAGTGTTCAATGCCAGAATACAGATATATATGTTGGATATTGCTATAAACTGTATGGTCACTGTCTATTAAAAGAAAGACCAGTTTACGACATTCTaccaaaataatattatgttttgaagCTGGATTTGTTTGGTGTAAAACTGAATAACAACAAGAGATGTTTAATTGTGACTCTGACAGAGTTGTCTTATTTCATGATGCAAACAGAGGCATCACAGGGGAGATACGAGAGGTAGAAAATTGTGTACAGTACAAGTAAACATGTACATCTGGTGTCTCTCTCAGATGATCTGAATGCATAACACTGTAGTTCTCTGATTCCACAGCAAAAGGGCCTTCAAGTGCACAACAAGATTCATGTGGTGGCTGCCTTCTCAGGTACACAGTCGCCAAGATGGGTATACCTGATGGGtatacacagagtacctacacagtagcAATGTTGCTACTGTACATGGCCCACCAGTGGTGGTGCTGTTCTAGAACTTCGCTGGTACATCACAGTTCACACGGTGACAGTGTACCTCTGCAGATAGCCGCAATAGGAATCTAGTAGTGTACCTGGCACCTGAAAATTTATGCTTGGGCATGTTAGATAAAGGATGGtatatattaagggggtactacacccctgcacaattttgggcctatttttgcatttttcttaaaaattatagcatattggggacaagtaagatatgtatattataggggcaactacaacttctgcactggaaatttaatttcagcacGGACTAcgattgtggagttacagtcaaaatgaggaaaaccaatatttgatcaataaatcaataactacttgctttgagttgctgaatttttctgtacagtagttgcagtccttgccctataatatacatatcttacttgtcaccaatgtgctataattttgagaaaaatgacaaaataagcacaaaattggccaggtgtaATAGTACCTATAAAGgcaaacaaaatgtatgtctcaGAGCTGCCACGCGAGTGTGCATGTCTCGGGAAAATTTGTCTCTatttaattttcaaccaaattttatattgcaaaaataaagttcaaaatttattttgaaagcatGTTGGAAGAACTGAGTTGAAGCAtctcaaaattattttgaaaaaaaatggccaAAACTACATTtgcaatttgttgtcaaaatcTTCGGAAGCTCTGAGAAATTTCTTTTTGTGGCCTATTTTTTAACATGAAATCAAACTATTCCTTACTAAAATATACACATACACAAAAAAGTTATGTTTATCACATAATATCAATACCTTTAAAACTTTAAAGTAGCAACTCAGAAGTGTATATTTG contains:
- the LOC140145598 gene encoding uncharacterized protein, with protein sequence MRQQRRRSARRAERLRRWREDVYRRIRARKMQRAAMLLMAVAGFQEGQHRDRQIWVEHRESNWWEDTVLHPAYRKWNEDFRMSKACFEHICNQLNPVLRKQDTNWRKSIPVNKRVALTLYRLATNESYRSIGNLFNVARSTACVIFQETCEAIVSTLMRTYIRMPEGRTLEKTMRGFRRKTGFPMCGGAIDGSHIPIIGPNENHTDFLNRKNHHSVILQAVCDDKYRFIDINVGWPGRVHDARVFSNSRIRRVGDSGRLFPNIAENLYGVEIPPMIIGDPAYPLLSWLMKGFRDNGNLTAEKKMFNHILSKTRMVIEGCFGRLKGRWRCLLKRNDSDTEFVVTVITACCILHNICEIHKQRFNPEWLQGINEERRPRPENLDVHGQAGRFNPEQIRETLVQHFVRLFPDELQRFQ